A genomic segment from Aspergillus puulaauensis MK2 DNA, chromosome 1, nearly complete sequence encodes:
- a CDS encoding EMC6 family protein (COG:S;~EggNog:ENOG410PRGN;~InterPro:IPR029008,IPR008504;~PFAM:PF07019;~TransMembrane:3 (i30-47o53-73i117-138o);~antiSMASH:Cluster_1.12;~go_component: GO:0005783 - endoplasmic reticulum [Evidence IEA];~go_component: GO:0016021 - integral component of membrane [Evidence IEA];~go_component: GO:0072546 - ER membrane protein complex [Evidence IEA]): protein MPPTNQEISLLINPLVPESVQHNNRVLNQLHSLTSFLLGLTAGILALQSATGFIFYFIGTITVSGLFHLVLLYRSNGKGAGGFYPGAGGEIDGLVVRKDGVVKDAGSGLRKGAWRDVWFGGGVLGEALSGFVLGWAGVGGVLR from the exons ATGCCGCCAACGAATCAAGAaatctccctcctcatcaacccccTCGTCCCTGAATCCGTCCAACACAACAACCGA GTCCTAAACCAACTCCACTCCTTaacctccttcctcctcggcctaACAGCCGGAATCCTCGCGCTGCAATCCGCCACCGGCTTCATCTTCTACTTCATCGGCACGATCACCGTCTCGGGTCTATTCCATCTTGTCTTGCTGTACCGGTCGAATGGGAAAGGCGCAGGCGGGTTTTATcccggcgctggaggagaaattgACGGACTTGTTGTGAGGAAGGATGGGGTTGTTAAGGATGCGGGGAGTGGGTTGAGGAAGGGCGCTTGGAGGGATGTGtggtttggtggtggtgtgctTGGGGAGGCGCTTAGTGGGTTTGTTCTTGGGTGGGCTGGTGTTGGGGGTGTGTTGAGGTAA
- the VTS1 gene encoding RNA-binding protein VTS1 (COG:J,T;~EggNog:ENOG410QD6F;~InterPro:IPR037635,IPR013761,IPR001660;~PFAM:PF07647;~antiSMASH:Cluster_1.12;~go_function: GO:0003729 - mRNA binding [Evidence IEA];~go_function: GO:0005515 - protein binding [Evidence IEA];~go_process: GO:0043488 - regulation of mRNA stability [Evidence IEA]): MASHIIGNRNSTPEASKSSLRPPSSSRNLATHQLRASADMSGFPSPLSSRSIRPASEVYFNQQAQTPSNTEDPLDRAAQQWLADIDQYETTLEEMAAATLDQDFKDELSAIEQWFRVLSEAERTAALYALLQQTTQVQIRFFIQVLQQMAKSHPMSGLLSPANFGEKDAMSNRLNDAMSKLNVEGSRNSLGRPPPSPGAKRNSGLDSSTINAMFPDAAAAIAKKKAEFTQQTGNAPPSNRNSAVFNERTSFVAPTISAPDNNADNLGQPPVSPWAQRGASEPQPPIARPKSSSGQQPMGQFSQSGLRSPLPTTQTATIPAPEIEAPLLSPYNVGNASWASMTNTPMTATFGQQLGAPHQQGSQADMVANATAMKLAALSTVNNRIALDDARKYRRARSNDGQGKNTQSANAQHSIPQGGLQSPGLPPGANNLVSGQFLNPQQFAALQAQQQAAMAGRRSRPTSPGIAMQGGSLGPMGFTSPQNNGFLAAYDPNNPLMGNGLGTIGMGQFGLGGHEGYLSDHSEVARGRSPRGRRGSSKPPEDPTDPNLLKDIPNWLRSLRLHKYTDNLKDLKWGELVELSDKQLEERGVNALGARNKMLKVFEQVREAKAEGKLENTAA; this comes from the exons ATGGCTAGTCATATAATCGGCAACCGCAACAGCACTCCAGAAGCCTCGAAATCCTCTCTTCGACCGCCTTCGTCGTCTCGCAATTTGGCTACTCACCAGCTTCGGGCATCCGCCGACATGTCGGGCTTTCCGTCCCCCCTCTCGTCCCGCAGCATCCGCCCTGCGTCCGAGGTATACTTCAACCAGCAGGCTCAGACGCCGAGCAACACAGAGGATCCTCTCGACCGCGCAGCACAGCAGTGGCTGGCAGATATTGATCAGTATGAAACCACTCTAGAGGAGATGGCTGCCGCGACGCTAGACCAGGATTTCAAGGATGAGCTCAGCGCAATCGAACAGTGGTTTCGTGTGTTGAGCGAGGCCGAACGAACCGCTGCCCTGTATgctctgctgcagcagactACACAGGTGCAGATTCGTTTCTTCATTCAAGTTCTGCAGCAAATGGCCAAAAGCCACCCTATGTCAGGGTTGCTGTCCCCCGCGAACTTTGGAGAAAAAG ATGCCATGTCCAACCGTTTGAACGATGCCATGTCAAAGCTCAACGTTGAGGGTTCTCGAAACTCTCTGGGCCGCCCTCCGCCTTCGCCTGGCGCCAAGCGCAACTCTGGTCTTGACTCATCCACAATCAATGCCATGTTCCCCGATGCAGCCGCCGCGATTGCGAAAAAGAAGGCGGAATTTACCCAGCAAACAGGCAATGCACCCCCCTCTAACAGGAACAGTGCAGTCTTCAACGAGCGGACATCATTCGTTGCGCCTACTATTTCTGCTCCTGATAACAATGCGGATAACCTAGGCCAGCCACCCGTATCACCATGGGCTCAACGCGGTGCGTCGGAGCCCCAGCCACCAATCGCTCGGCCCAAGTCATCCTCTGGACAACAGCCTATGGGGCAGTTCAGCCAGTCTGGCCTGCGCTCGCCTCTCCCCACGACGCAAACCGCAACCATTCCCGCTCCCGAAATCGAGGCGCCGTTGCTATCGCCATACAACGTTGGAAATGCCAGCTGGGCTTCCATGACCAACACCCCGATGACTGCAACTTTTGGACAACAGCTTGGAGCTCCTCACCAGCAAGGTTCTCAAGCTGATATGGTGGCCAATGCCACGGCCATGAAGCTGGCTGCTCTCTCGACTGTGAACAACCGTATTGCACTGGACGATGCTCGCAAATACCGCCGCGCTAGGTCCAATGATGGCCAAGGAAAGAACACTCAGAGCGCCAATGCACAGCACTCCATCCCACAAGGCGGTCTGCAAAGCCCCGGCTTACCACCTGGCGCGAACAACCTGGTTTCTGGCCAGTTTTTGAACCCCCAGCAGTTCGCCGCCCTTCAAGCACAGCAACAGGCAGCGATGGCAGGCCGCCGGTCCCGCCCAACATCGCCCGGGATTGCTATGCAGGGCGGCAGCCTAGGGCCTATGGGATTCACCTCCCCGCAGAACAATGGATTCTTGGCTGCTTACGACCCCAACAACCCTCTTATGGGTAATGGATTGGGCACAATTGGCATGGGACAGTTTGGACTCGGTGGCCATGAGGGCTATCTCTCTGACCACTCCGAGGTTGCCCGCGGTCGTTCCCCACGCGGTCGTCGTGGTAGCTCGAAGCCTCCAGAGGACCCTACGGACCCCAATCTTCTCAAGGACATTCCCAACTGGCTGCGATCCCTGCGGTTGCATAAGTACACAGACAACCTGAAGGATTTGAAGTGGGGCGAACTGGTTGAATTGAGCGACAAGCAGCTAGAAGAGCGCGGTGTGAATGCGCTTGGTGCTAGAAACAAGATGCTGAAG GTCTTCGAGCAGGTCAGAGAAGCCAAAGCTGAAGGAAAACTTGAAAATACTGCAGCATGA